A window from Setaria italica strain Yugu1 chromosome VIII, Setaria_italica_v2.0, whole genome shotgun sequence encodes these proteins:
- the LOC101766195 gene encoding putative disease resistance protein RGA3 isoform X2, with protein MAAILDALAPYVKKLISDMAQEEVSMLLGVSGEIEKQEGNIEGLKAFLADAERRRITDQSVQRWVRKLKDAMYDATDIIDLCQLEAADKRRGSTEERSSVKKKVSVGCFQPLLLCMRNPVFAHKIGTRIKELNQRLDGIHKEADRFNFSINLGSNPEPRKLTDTERSMQKTTSEFNESAIAGEKIEQDTRELAQLLISGGLHDMKVVSIVGTGGMGKTTLAQKIFNEVTIQEHFKVKVWLSITQHFDEIELLKTAIEHAGEVHGGTQDKTLLTRTLTNTLSTGRFLLIMDDVWSDQAWSHVLSVPIRKASQKQQGNWVLITTRSEDLAQRMGASFYQHHVSPLNEEDAWSLLTKQLPPSPNQKIRSQNSLWSRGEPKSGG; from the exons ATGGCCGCCATCCTGGATGCCTTGGCACCCTACGTGAAGAAGCTGATCTCTGACATGGCGCAAGAAGAGGTGTCCATGCTGCTGGGTGTCTCCGGCGAGATCGAGAAGCAGGAAGGCAACATTGAAGGCCTCAAAGCTTTCCTCGCAGATGCAGAGAGGAGGCGCATCACTGACCAGAGTGTGCAGAGATGGGTGAGGAAGCTCAAGGACGCCATGTATGACGCCACCGACATCATAGACCTGTGCCAACTCGAGGCGGCTGACAAGCGGAGGGGGTCTACTGAAGAACGCAGCAgtgtgaagaagaaggtgtcAGTGGGTTGCTTCCAGCCGTTGCTCTTATGCATGCGGAATCCCGTGTTCGCCCACAAGATAGGCACCCGCATCAAGGAGCTGAACCAGCGGTTGGATGGCATCCACAAGGAGGCAGACAGGTTCAACTTCAGTATCAACCTTGGTTCCAACCCGGAGCCGAGGAAGCTAACTGATACCGAAAGGTCTATGCAGAAGACGACATCCGAGTTCAATGAGTCAGCCATTGCTGGCGAGAAGATCGAGCAGGATACAAGAGAGCTTGCACAGTTACTTATCTCCGGTGGCCTCCACGATATGAAGGTGGTGTCCATCGTGGGGACAGGTGGCATGGGAAAGACCACCCTTGCCCAGAAGATCTTCAACGAGGTAACCATCCAAGAGCACTTCAAAGTGAAGGTATGGCTCAGCATCACCCAGCACTTCGACGAGATTGAGCTGCTAAAGACAGCAATCGAGCATGCTGGTGAAGTCCATGGAGGGACGCAAGACAAGACGCTCCTCACGCGGACCCTCACCAACACCTTGTCCACGGGCAGGTTTCTCCTCATCATGGACGATGTGTGGAGTGACCAAGCATGGAGTCATGTTCTTAGTGTCCCAATCAGAAAGGCAAGCCAGAAACAACAGGGGAACTGGGTCCTAATCACTACAAGATCAGAAGACCTGGCCCAACGGATGGGAGCCTCCTTCTACCAACACCATGTCAGCCCACTGAATGAAGAGGACGCTTGGTCCCTGCTCACCAAACAGCTGCCGCCATCTCCTAATCAG AAAATCCGCAGCCAAAATTCACTATGGAGCAGAGGTGAGCCCAAGAGCGGAGGATGA
- the LOC101766195 gene encoding putative disease resistance protein RGA3 isoform X3, with amino-acid sequence MAAILDALAPYVKKLISDMAQEEVSMLLGVSGEIEKQEGNIEGLKAFLADAERRRITDQSVQRWVRKLKDAMYDATDIIDLCQLEAADKRRGSTEERSSVKKKVSVGCFQPLLLCMRNPVFAHKIGTRIKELNQRLDGIHKEADRFNFSINLGSNPEPRKLTDTERSMQKTTSEFNESAIAGEKIEQDTRELAQLLISGGLHDMKVVSIVGTGGMGKTTLAQKIFNEVTIQEHFKVKVWLSITQHFDEIELLKTAIEHAGEVHGGTQDKTLLTRTLTNTLSTGRFLLIMDDVWSDQAWSHVLSVPIRKASQKQQGNWVLITTRSEDLAQRMGASFYQHHVSPLNEEDAWSLLTKQLPPSPNQPKFTMEQR; translated from the exons ATGGCCGCCATCCTGGATGCCTTGGCACCCTACGTGAAGAAGCTGATCTCTGACATGGCGCAAGAAGAGGTGTCCATGCTGCTGGGTGTCTCCGGCGAGATCGAGAAGCAGGAAGGCAACATTGAAGGCCTCAAAGCTTTCCTCGCAGATGCAGAGAGGAGGCGCATCACTGACCAGAGTGTGCAGAGATGGGTGAGGAAGCTCAAGGACGCCATGTATGACGCCACCGACATCATAGACCTGTGCCAACTCGAGGCGGCTGACAAGCGGAGGGGGTCTACTGAAGAACGCAGCAgtgtgaagaagaaggtgtcAGTGGGTTGCTTCCAGCCGTTGCTCTTATGCATGCGGAATCCCGTGTTCGCCCACAAGATAGGCACCCGCATCAAGGAGCTGAACCAGCGGTTGGATGGCATCCACAAGGAGGCAGACAGGTTCAACTTCAGTATCAACCTTGGTTCCAACCCGGAGCCGAGGAAGCTAACTGATACCGAAAGGTCTATGCAGAAGACGACATCCGAGTTCAATGAGTCAGCCATTGCTGGCGAGAAGATCGAGCAGGATACAAGAGAGCTTGCACAGTTACTTATCTCCGGTGGCCTCCACGATATGAAGGTGGTGTCCATCGTGGGGACAGGTGGCATGGGAAAGACCACCCTTGCCCAGAAGATCTTCAACGAGGTAACCATCCAAGAGCACTTCAAAGTGAAGGTATGGCTCAGCATCACCCAGCACTTCGACGAGATTGAGCTGCTAAAGACAGCAATCGAGCATGCTGGTGAAGTCCATGGAGGGACGCAAGACAAGACGCTCCTCACGCGGACCCTCACCAACACCTTGTCCACGGGCAGGTTTCTCCTCATCATGGACGATGTGTGGAGTGACCAAGCATGGAGTCATGTTCTTAGTGTCCCAATCAGAAAGGCAAGCCAGAAACAACAGGGGAACTGGGTCCTAATCACTACAAGATCAGAAGACCTGGCCCAACGGATGGGAGCCTCCTTCTACCAACACCATGTCAGCCCACTGAATGAAGAGGACGCTTGGTCCCTGCTCACCAAACAGCTGCCGCCATCTCCTAATCAG CCAAAATTCACTATGGAGCAGAGGTGA
- the LOC101764563 gene encoding putative disease resistance protein RGA3 isoform X2: MAAVLDAMVPYVKKLITDMAEEEVSMLLGVSGEIEKLEDNIEGIKAFLADAERRRLTDQSVQRWVRKLKDAMYDATDIIDECHLEAADKRRGSTEDGSSVKKKGCFQPLLFCIRNPVFAHKIGSRIKELNQRLDGIHKEADRFKFSINLGSNPEPRKLTDAERSTQNMTSEFDESAIVGEKIEQDTRELAQLLITGGLHDIKVVSIVGTGGMGKTTLAQKIFNEVTIQDHFKVKVWLSITQHFNEIELLKTAIEHAGGVHGGTQDKTHLTRTLTKTLSTGRFLLVLDDVWCNQAWSHVLSVPVKNASQKQQGNWVLITTRSEDLAQRMGTSFYQHRVSPLNEEDAWSLLTKQLPPSPNPVVGTDYLRDVGMKIVKKCDGLPLAVKVMGGLLSMRSRSEREWEAVLNHHAWSVTGLPKELDSRIYLSYEDLSPQQKQCFLYCSLFPKGTSISWLKVIPMWISEGFIQPHADKSSSHDDQLEEIATEYYKELITRNLLEPQAPLTAYHCTMHDVVRSFAEFMAREESLVVEDMQVVRGSNDSLVRRLSIGPTSLVPGLAALQKKGSVRTLFINSKMDFELSDSLNSFSMLRVLSIHGGDCDRLVGSLCQLRHLRYLGLEGTNISRLPDNINNMKFLQHIVLTGSVHLENLPRTIIQLVHLRTLDIFGSNDNVVIPKEFGMLRNLRILGFRVRMDMDGGWCSLEEIGPLSKLIRLSLHGLEDVSASSLAEMARISSKEHLEYLALYWSSGCMELRDEIEKQQQQQVVEEVLEKLCPPPRIHHLYIKGYFGRTLPNWMMVVEACAFKSLSILSLQDLPCCTKLPDGLCRIPSLKSLVIEDAPAIKSVGSEFQASSSSSTASTSFPNLTHLSMEGLCEWEEWEWEEQTVDVTAGAMAMHALEFLKIHKCKLSCLPPGLANNKRHALRGLYLYELSNLASVENFPSVVKLDVFDCPKLKRISGLSKLHKIRIVRCPELEVFQGVPVLDIIVLVDATMETLPGYLACVNPRFLKLGCSKELHDSIISGSSSECEKISHITKLDINCIERRFR, encoded by the exons ATGGCGGCCGTCCTGGATGCCATGGTACCCTACGTGAAGAAGCTCATCACGGACATGGCTGAAGAGGAGGTGTCCATGCTCCTAGGAGTCTCCGGAGAGATCGAGAAGCTGGAGGACAACATCGAAGGCATCAAAGCTTTCCTTGCGGATGCAGAGAGGAGGCGCCTCACTGACCAGAGTGTGCAGAGATGGGTGAGGAAGCTCAAGGACGCCATGTACGACGCCACCGACATCATAGACGAGTGCCACCTCGAGGCGGCTGACAAGCGGAGGGGGTCTACTGAAGACGGCAGCAGTGTGAAGAAGAAGGGTTGCTTCCAGCCATTGCTCTTCTGCATTCGGAATCCCGTGTTCGCCCACAAGATAGGCAGCCGGATCAAGGAGCTGAACCAGCGACTGGATGGCATCCACAAGGAGGCAGACAGGTTCAAGTTCAGTATCAACCTCGGTTCCAACCCGGAGCCGAGGAAGCTAACTGATGCTGAAAGGTCTACGCAGAACATGACGTCCGAGTTTGATGAGTCGGCCATTGTTGGTGAGAAGATCGAGCAGGATACAAGAGAGCTTGCACAGTTACTTATCACCGGTGGCCTCCACGATATCAAGGTGGTGTCCATCGTGGGCACAGGTGGCATGGGAAAGACCACCCTTGCCCAGAAGATCTTCAACGAGGTAACCATCCAAGATCACTTCAAAGTGAAGGTATGGCTCAGCATCACCCAACACTTCAACGAGATTGAGCTGCTCAAGACAGCAATCGAGCATGCTGGTGGAGTCCATGGAGGGACGCAAGACAAGACGCACCTCACAAGGACCCtcaccaagaccctttccactGGCAGGTTCCTCCTGGTCTTGGATGATGTATGGTGTAACCAAGCATGGAGTCACGTTCTTAGTGTTCCAGTAAAAAATGCAAGCCAGAAACAACAGGGGAACTGGGTCCTAATCACCACAAGATCAGAAGACCTGGCCCAACGGATGGGAACCTCCTTCTACCAACACCGTGTCAGCCCACTGAATGAAGAGGACGCTTGGTCCCTGCTCACCAAACAGCTGCCGCCATCTCCTAATCCG GTAGTTGGAACTGATTATCTAAGAGATGTCGGGATGAAAATTGTCAAAAAGTGTGATGGTTTACCGCTTGCTGTTAAAGTGATGGGAGGATTGCTAAGCATGAGGTCCAGAAGTGAGCGTGAGTGGGAGGCTGTTTTGAACCATCATGCATGGTCAGTAACTGGATTGCCCAAGGAGCTGGACAGCCGAATCTATTTGAGTTATGAGGATTTGTCTCCCCAGCAGAAGCAGTGCTTCCTTTACTGTTCACTTTTCCCAAAAGGTACATCTATTTCGTGGCTTAAAGTTATTCCCATGTGGATTAGTGAGGGATTCATCCAACCTCACGCGGACAAAAGTAGTTCCCATGATGACCAACTAGAAGAAATAGCAACCGAGTACTACAAGGAGTTAATCACCAGGAATCTTCTAGAACCGCAAGCTCCTTTAACTGCATACCATTGCACAATGCATGATGTGGTGCGCTCCTTTGCTGAATTTATGGCAAGAGAAGAGTCGCTTGTGGTGGAGGACATGCAAGTTGTTAGGGGTAGTAATGATAGTCTTGTTCGTCGCTTGTCCATAGGACCAACCAGTTTGGTACCCGGATTGGCTGCTCTACAAAAAAAAGGGTCAGTAAGAACATTATTTATAAATTCCAAGATGGACTTTGAGCTGAGTGATTCATTGAATAGTTTCTCTATGCTAAGGGTATTGTCTATACATGGTGGAGATTGTGATAGGTTGGTTGGTTCCCTATGTCAGTTGAGGCACCTAAGATACTTGGGATTAGAGGGAACAAATATATCTAGACTGCCAGACAATATCAACAATATGAAGTTCCTACAACATATTGTGCTTACCGGCTCTGTACATTTGGAGAATCTTCCTAGAACCATTATACAACTGGTGCATCTCAGAACTCTTGATATTTTTGGCTCGAATGACAATGTGGTAATACCCAAGGAGTTTGGTATGTTAAGAAATCTAAGGATACTTGGGTTCCGGGTACGCATGGACATGGATGGTGGCTGGTGCAGCTTGGAAGAGATAGGGCCTCTTTCTAAGCTTATAAGGCTTAGTTTACATGGTCTCGAGGATGTATCTGCCAGCTCGTTGGCTGAAATGGCTAGGATTAGCAGCAAGGAGCACCTTGAGTACTTGGCTTTATATTGGAGTAGTGGATGCATGGAATTGAGGGATGAGATCGagaagcaacagcagcagcaagtaGTGGAAGAGGTATTGGAGAAGCTCTGCCCACCACCCCGCATTCACCATTTATATATTAAAGGATACTTTGGTCGCACGCTACCAAATTGGATGATGGTAGTGGAAGCATGTGCCTTTAAGAGCTTGAGCATTTTGAGTCTGCAGGACCTGCCTTGCTGCACCAAACTCCCTGACGGCTTGTGTCGGATCCCTAGTCTGAAATCATTGGTCATTGAAGATGCACCAGCCATCAAGAGCGTCGGGTCCGAATTCCAGgcatcatcctcttcctcgactGCATCTACATCTTTTCCTAATCTGACACATCTTTCTATGGAAGGCTTGTGCGAATGGGAGGAGTGGGAGTGGGAGGAGCAGACTGTAGATGTGACTGCAGGCGCCATGGCCATGCACGCTCTCGAGTTTCTGAAGATCCACAAATGCAAGCTGAGCTGTTTGCCACCGGGGCTTGCCAACAACAAGAGGCATGCTCTAAGAGGTCTGTATCTGTACGAGCTGAGCAACCTGGCATCTGTGGAGAACTTCCCTTCTGTTGTGAAACTTGATGTGTTCGACTGCCCCAAACTCAAGAGGATTAGCGGCCTCTCCAAGTTGCACAAGATTAGGATCGTCCGCTGCCCAGAGCTGGAGGTGTTTCAAGGTGTCCCTGTACTCGACATCATTGTGCTGGTGGACGCCACCATGGAGACACTTCCAGGATACCTAGCATGTGTGAATCCAAGGTTTCTCAAGTTGGGTTGCAGCAAGGAGCTGCATGACTCCATTATTTCAGGTAGCTCCTCCGAGTGTGAGAAGATCAGCCATATCACCAAGCTTGACATCAACTGCATCGAAAGAAGATTCAGATGA
- the LOC105915016 gene encoding putative disease resistance protein At1g50180, whose amino-acid sequence MAQEEVSMLLGVSGEIEKLEENMEGINKAFLADAERRRVTDQSVQRWVRKLKDAMYDATDIIDEYQLEADKRRGSTEDGSSVKKKKVSAGCFQPLLFCLGNPVFAHKIGSRIKELNQRLDGIHKLGSRQVQVQYQPRFQPGGEDAN is encoded by the coding sequence ATGGCACAAGAAGAGGTGTCCATGCTCCTAGGAGTCTCCGGCGAGATCGAGAAGCTGGAGGAAAACATGGAAGGCATCAATAAAGCTTTCCTCGCCGATGCAGAGAGGAGGCGCGTCACTGACCAGAGTGTGCAGAGATGGGTGAGGAAGCTCAAGGACGCCATGTACGACGCCACCGACATCATAGACGAGTACCAACTCGAGGCTGACAAGCGGAGGGGGTCTACAGAAGACGGCAGCAgtgtgaagaagaagaaggtgtcaGCGGGTTGCTTCCAGCCGTTGCTATTCTGCCTCGGGAATCCCGTGTTCGCCCACAAGATAGGCAGCCGGATCAAGGAGCTGAACCAGCGGCTGGATGGCATCCACAAGCTAGGAAGCAGGCAGGTTCAAGTTCAGTATCAACCTCGGTTCCAACCCGGAGGCGAGGATGCTAACTGA